One Leucobacter muris DNA segment encodes these proteins:
- a CDS encoding IS256 family transposase, translating into MIDPVTGEIIDQKELAERLLAQAKEQGVSLTGPGGLLSQLTKNVLETALNAELTEHLGHEHGGTPIGENMRNGTRVKTVLTEIGPVEIEVPRDRDGSFEPVIVPKRKRRLDGIDQIVLSLSARGLTTGEIAAHFDEVYGAKVSKDTISRITEKVAGELAEWSSRPLDALYPVIFVDAIVVKVRDGQVRNTPFYVVMGVTVNGERDILGIWAGDGQEGARFWLQVFTELKNRGVEDVLIAVCDGLKGLPEAINTTWEQTVVQQCIVHLIRNSFRYAGRQHRDAIVRSLKPVYTAPSEQAAKDRFEEFAAEWGGRYPAIVQLWKNSWAEFVPFLEYDVEIRRVICTTNAIESINARYRRAVRARGHFPNEAAALKCLYLVTRSLDPTGGGRARWVMRWKPALNAFAITFAGRFEKTTHE; encoded by the coding sequence ATGATTGATCCCGTGACCGGGGAGATCATCGATCAGAAAGAACTCGCAGAACGCTTGCTCGCGCAGGCGAAGGAGCAGGGCGTGAGCCTGACGGGGCCGGGCGGCCTGCTCAGCCAGCTCACGAAGAACGTCCTCGAGACCGCGCTGAATGCCGAGTTGACCGAGCACCTCGGCCACGAGCACGGCGGGACCCCAATCGGCGAGAACATGCGTAACGGGACGCGGGTCAAGACGGTGCTGACAGAGATCGGCCCCGTCGAGATCGAAGTCCCGCGAGATCGAGACGGGTCGTTCGAGCCGGTGATCGTCCCCAAGCGGAAACGCCGACTGGACGGCATCGATCAGATCGTTCTGTCCCTTTCCGCTCGGGGGTTGACGACCGGTGAGATCGCTGCGCATTTCGACGAGGTCTATGGGGCGAAGGTCTCCAAGGACACGATCAGCCGGATCACCGAGAAGGTCGCCGGGGAACTCGCCGAATGGTCGAGCAGGCCGTTGGATGCGCTCTACCCGGTGATCTTCGTCGACGCGATCGTGGTGAAGGTCCGTGACGGGCAGGTGAGGAACACCCCGTTCTATGTCGTGATGGGCGTCACCGTGAACGGGGAACGCGACATCCTCGGCATCTGGGCCGGTGACGGTCAGGAGGGTGCGAGGTTCTGGCTGCAGGTGTTCACCGAGCTGAAGAACCGGGGTGTCGAGGACGTGCTCATCGCGGTCTGCGACGGGCTGAAGGGTCTCCCGGAGGCGATCAACACCACTTGGGAGCAAACGGTCGTCCAGCAGTGCATCGTCCATCTGATCCGCAACAGCTTCCGCTACGCCGGGCGGCAACACCGCGACGCGATCGTCCGTTCCCTCAAACCCGTCTACACGGCCCCGTCGGAGCAGGCGGCGAAGGATCGGTTCGAGGAGTTCGCCGCCGAGTGGGGCGGACGGTATCCGGCGATCGTGCAGCTCTGGAAGAACAGCTGGGCGGAGTTCGTGCCGTTCCTCGAGTATGACGTCGAGATCCGGCGGGTGATCTGCACGACCAACGCGATCGAGTCAATCAACGCTCGCTATCGGCGCGCCGTGAGAGCTCGGGGGCACTTTCCCAACGAGGCCGCCGCGCTGAAATGTCTCTACCTCGTGACGCGGTCGCTTGACCCGACTGGCGGCGGAAGGGCACGCTGGGTGATGAGGTGGAAGCCCGCGCTGAACGCGTTCGCGATCACCTTCGCCGGACGGTTCGAGAAAACCACTCACGAATGA